The following are from one region of the Candidatus Omnitrophota bacterium genome:
- a CDS encoding type II toxin-antitoxin system HicB family antitoxin translates to MKYYTFEILIEKEPDDEGYHACSPTLPGCFSNGKAIEETKRNFREAVEQHLVSLLKHG, encoded by the coding sequence ATGAAATACTATACCTTCGAAATACTGATCGAAAAAGAACCCGATGATGAGGGGTATCATGCTTGCAGCCCAACGCTTCCAGGTTGTTTCAGCAACGGTAAAGCCATTGAAGAAACAAAACGCAATTTCAGAGAAGCTGTTGAACAACATTTGGTATCTCTTTTAAAACATGGGTAA
- a CDS encoding dual specificity protein phosphatase family protein has protein sequence MLSNFYWILENEIAGMALPTSAGAALYLQNPENAALEELRRETEDLRRRGVGAVVTLTEEPLDSQELTKAGLQYLHIPIPDMTAPTPSQILDFMQFARQNIDEGRPVVLHCFSGAGRTGTMIACYLVHKGRTANEAIRLVRRIRPGAIETLWQEEAVFEYEIQRSDSPPNENR, from the coding sequence ATGCTTTCCAACTTCTACTGGATACTCGAAAATGAAATCGCCGGGATGGCTCTTCCCACTTCCGCCGGAGCCGCCCTCTATCTGCAAAATCCAGAAAACGCCGCCCTGGAAGAATTGCGCCGCGAAACGGAAGATCTCCGCCGCCGCGGCGTCGGCGCCGTCGTTACTCTAACCGAAGAACCTCTCGATTCCCAAGAACTGACGAAAGCAGGTCTGCAATATCTCCATATCCCCATCCCCGACATGACCGCCCCCACTCCCAGCCAGATTCTCGATTTTATGCAATTCGCCCGACAAAACATCGACGAAGGACGTCCCGTCGTCCTCCATTGCTTCAGCGGCGCCGGACGCACCGGAACCATGATCGCCTGCTACCTCGTCCACAAAGGCCGCACGGCCAATGAAGCCATCCGCTTAGTCCGCCGCATCCGCCCCGGCGCCATCGAAACCCTCTGGCAGGAAGAAGCCGTCTTCGAATACGAAATTCAACGCTCCGATTCGCCCCCTAACGAGAATCGTTGA
- a CDS encoding competence/damage-inducible protein A — MNNNQYVLLISGDEILSGRRQDAHIHFLTNALSPIGLQCRQCVLANDKLDDLTNAIRSTFEKADLLIMTGGLGPTVDDLTREALSQAMDIPMRFQPEVLEAIRERFRMMGKSMTENNKRQAFVPVDGFFIPNPNGTAPGLVFDKNDKIAVALPGPPRELEPMVLDDVVPFLKKRLLIPSQALSIQMHFSCIGESTVDQLLRNMTDGDPEIAISLLSRPALVDLKLSYPQDAPAFQQRLHTYAQTISREIGAFLYSEDGGELEEKTGGLLAHRGETLCVAESCTGGLLGAQIVSVPGSSDYFLGGVIAYGNSAKQNLLGVRGDTLQNFGAVSRETACEMALGAIQRFSADWSAAITGIAGPSGGTPQKPVGTVWIAAAHKNGAVYPFCVQFPPGRQTIRQRSVVYALDQLRRLLSQIEPHS; from the coding sequence ATGAACAACAACCAATACGTTCTCCTCATCAGCGGCGATGAAATTCTTAGCGGCCGGCGACAGGATGCGCATATTCATTTTCTGACTAACGCCTTATCGCCTATTGGCTTGCAATGCCGCCAATGCGTTCTCGCCAACGACAAGTTAGACGACTTGACAAATGCTATCCGTTCCACATTCGAAAAAGCCGATTTGTTGATTATGACCGGCGGCTTAGGCCCCACCGTGGACGATCTCACTCGCGAGGCTCTCTCCCAAGCGATGGATATCCCTATGCGATTCCAACCCGAAGTTCTGGAAGCGATCCGCGAGCGTTTCCGAATGATGGGCAAATCCATGACGGAAAACAACAAGCGTCAAGCCTTTGTCCCTGTCGATGGCTTTTTCATCCCCAATCCCAACGGCACCGCTCCCGGCCTCGTCTTCGACAAAAACGATAAAATCGCCGTCGCTCTCCCCGGTCCGCCACGCGAGCTGGAGCCGATGGTTCTTGACGACGTCGTCCCATTTCTTAAAAAAAGACTCCTGATTCCATCCCAAGCGCTTTCTATCCAAATGCACTTTTCCTGCATCGGCGAATCCACCGTCGATCAACTCCTGCGCAATATGACGGACGGCGATCCAGAGATCGCCATCTCTCTTCTCTCGCGCCCGGCATTGGTAGACCTGAAGCTCTCTTACCCCCAAGACGCACCCGCCTTCCAACAGCGCTTGCATACCTACGCCCAAACCATCAGCCGCGAAATCGGCGCGTTTCTCTACTCCGAAGACGGCGGCGAATTGGAAGAAAAAACCGGCGGCCTTCTCGCTCACCGCGGCGAGACGCTTTGCGTCGCCGAATCCTGCACCGGCGGCCTTCTTGGAGCGCAGATCGTTTCCGTCCCCGGTTCTTCAGACTATTTCCTCGGCGGCGTCATTGCTTACGGCAATTCAGCGAAGCAAAATCTCCTCGGCGTCCGCGGGGATACGCTGCAAAACTTTGGCGCCGTCAGCCGTGAAACCGCCTGCGAGATGGCCCTTGGCGCCATCCAGCGCTTCAGCGCCGATTGGAGCGCCGCCATCACCGGCATCGCCGGACCCTCCGGCGGAACGCCGCAAAAACCGGTAGGAACCGTCTGGATCGCCGCCGCGCACAAAAACGGCGCCGTTTATCCCTTCTGCGTCCAATTCCCTCCTGGACGCCAAACTATCCGCCAACGCAGCGTCGTCTACGCCTTGGATCAACTGCGCCGCCTCCTTTCGCAGATCGAACCGCATTCATGA